A part of Pectinatus sottacetonis genomic DNA contains:
- a CDS encoding type III restriction-modification system endonuclease, translated as MKLQFKHQKFQADAAQVIVDVFKGQPYGKPTYMMDRGTGIYQTSTTEDRDYTGWNNMPIIPEINDQIILDHINKIQRSYQIEPSNELKGRYNLTVEMETGVGKTYTYIKTMYELNKYYGWSKYIVVVPSVAIREGVYKSFQITQDHFAEEYGKKIRFFIYNSAQLTEIDRFASDSAINVMIINSQAFNARGKDARRIYMQLDEFRSRRPIDIIAKTNPIVIIDEPQSVEGKHTKERLKEFNALFTLRYSATPREYYNLIYRLDAMDAYNKKLVKKISVKGIEESGSTATDSYVYLQSINLSKTDPTATIQFDLKGAAGIRKVTRTVGIGYNLYDNSGEMEEYKKGFVVKFIDGRDDSIEFINGIKIYAGDVIGKIDEMQIRRIQIRETILSHIDRERKLFYKGIKVLSLFFIDEVAKYKQYDANGNAVNGVYADIFEEEYKDVVGNMQIAMGEDKYMEYLNSIDAHDTHAGYFSIDKKGHAVDSKVSDKKEKTSDDIDAYDLIMKNKELLLDCDPKRSPVRFIFSHSALREGWDNPNVFQICTLKQSGSDVRKRQEVGRGLRLCVNQDGERMDSSVLGNNVQNINILTVIANESYDSFAKGLQTEIAETVSDRPLAVTADLFKGKVITDARGNEQVVDDDTAQAIYFDMIVNRYIDKKGILTDQYYQDKANNEIKVAGEVKDSAASVIEIIDSVYNSHSMQPENARSNNVELQVNTDKLAMPEFKALWNKINEKSVYVVDFDTDELIKKSITSMNSNLRVSKIYFKVQTGTMDEIKSRDVLRNGDAFVKEESGHYGAVIKASTSVKYDLIGKLVDETGLTRRAVIKILQGIEKPVFDQFHDNPEEFILKSSRLINDEKATAIIEHITYRAMDDHYGTDVFTEPTIKGKLGINAMKANKSLYDHIVYDSTNEKKFATDLDSSKEVAVYVKLPNGFYINTPIGHYNPDWAIAFHEGTVKHIYFVAETKGSMSSMQLRLIEESKNHCAREHFKAISSENIVYDVVDSYKTLLDKVIR; from the coding sequence ATGAAATTACAATTTAAGCATCAAAAATTTCAGGCAGATGCCGCACAAGTGATTGTCGATGTGTTCAAAGGACAACCTTATGGCAAGCCTACTTATATGATGGATCGTGGTACTGGAATATATCAAACTAGTACTACTGAAGATCGTGATTATACTGGATGGAACAACATGCCCATAATACCGGAAATCAATGATCAGATTATTCTGGATCACATCAACAAGATTCAGCGTTCTTACCAGATTGAACCTTCCAATGAACTGAAAGGGCGATATAATCTGACAGTTGAAATGGAAACAGGTGTTGGTAAGACATATACATACATAAAAACAATGTATGAGCTTAACAAGTATTATGGATGGAGCAAGTATATTGTCGTTGTACCTAGTGTTGCTATACGTGAGGGTGTTTATAAATCATTCCAGATTACGCAAGACCATTTTGCCGAAGAGTACGGAAAGAAAATCAGGTTCTTTATCTACAATTCTGCACAGCTTACGGAAATCGACCGCTTTGCGTCAGACAGCGCTATAAATGTCATGATTATCAATTCTCAGGCGTTTAATGCCAGAGGCAAAGATGCAAGGCGAATTTATATGCAGTTGGATGAATTCCGCTCCAGAAGACCTATAGATATCATTGCAAAGACCAATCCGATTGTAATTATTGATGAGCCTCAATCAGTAGAGGGCAAGCATACTAAAGAACGATTAAAGGAATTCAATGCTTTATTTACTTTGCGTTACTCTGCTACCCCACGGGAATATTACAACCTGATTTATCGTCTTGACGCAATGGATGCTTATAATAAAAAACTGGTCAAGAAAATTTCGGTTAAGGGCATTGAAGAGTCCGGTTCGACGGCAACTGATAGTTATGTATATCTACAAAGTATCAATCTTTCAAAAACTGATCCGACTGCAACGATTCAGTTTGATTTAAAAGGTGCTGCTGGGATTCGTAAAGTTACACGAACAGTAGGGATTGGTTACAACTTGTATGATAATTCCGGTGAAATGGAAGAATACAAGAAAGGGTTTGTGGTTAAATTTATCGATGGTCGTGATGATTCTATTGAATTCATAAACGGGATCAAAATATATGCCGGTGATGTCATAGGTAAAATAGATGAAATGCAGATTCGCCGCATACAAATCAGAGAAACTATTCTTTCTCATATTGATAGAGAAAGAAAACTTTTCTATAAAGGAATCAAGGTACTGTCCCTTTTCTTCATTGATGAAGTTGCAAAGTATAAACAATATGATGCAAATGGAAATGCAGTAAACGGTGTTTATGCGGACATTTTTGAAGAAGAATACAAGGACGTTGTTGGAAATATGCAAATTGCCATGGGCGAAGATAAATATATGGAGTATTTGAATTCAATCGATGCTCATGACACTCATGCCGGGTATTTCTCGATAGATAAAAAAGGACATGCAGTAGACAGTAAAGTGTCGGATAAAAAAGAGAAAACATCTGATGATATCGACGCTTATGATCTTATCATGAAGAACAAAGAACTTCTTCTGGATTGTGATCCAAAGCGTTCCCCTGTCCGCTTTATTTTTTCTCACTCTGCTCTTCGTGAAGGGTGGGATAACCCAAATGTGTTCCAGATATGCACTTTGAAACAAAGCGGCAGTGATGTTCGTAAGCGTCAGGAAGTTGGGCGTGGCTTACGTCTTTGTGTCAATCAAGATGGAGAACGTATGGATTCATCTGTTCTTGGCAATAATGTGCAGAATATTAACATACTTACAGTCATCGCAAACGAGAGTTATGACAGCTTTGCAAAGGGTTTACAGACTGAGATTGCTGAAACCGTATCTGACAGACCACTAGCTGTTACGGCTGACCTTTTCAAGGGAAAAGTCATTACAGATGCAAGAGGTAATGAACAGGTTGTTGATGATGATACAGCACAGGCTATCTATTTTGACATGATAGTGAACAGATACATTGACAAGAAAGGCATATTAACTGATCAGTATTATCAGGATAAGGCTAACAACGAAATTAAGGTTGCGGGTGAGGTGAAAGATTCAGCTGCTTCTGTGATTGAAATTATAGATTCTGTATATAACAGCCACTCTATGCAGCCTGAAAATGCCCGCAGCAATAATGTAGAACTTCAAGTTAATACTGATAAGCTTGCAATGCCTGAGTTTAAGGCATTATGGAACAAAATAAATGAGAAATCTGTTTATGTTGTTGACTTTGATACAGATGAATTAATAAAAAAATCCATTACTTCTATGAATTCTAATCTTCGTGTTTCAAAGATATATTTTAAGGTTCAAACCGGAACGATGGATGAAATCAAATCCAGAGATGTTTTAAGGAATGGGGATGCCTTTGTCAAGGAGGAATCTGGACACTACGGTGCAGTAATCAAGGCAAGTACAAGTGTTAAATATGATCTTATTGGAAAGCTTGTTGATGAGACAGGTCTAACAAGAAGAGCTGTAATTAAAATTCTTCAGGGGATTGAGAAACCAGTATTTGACCAATTCCATGATAATCCAGAAGAGTTTATTCTAAAGTCATCACGTCTGATCAATGATGAGAAAGCTACTGCCATTATTGAACATATTACCTATCGTGCGATGGATGATCATTATGGAACCGATGTTTTTACAGAACCAACTATCAAGGGAAAACTGGGCATAAATGCAATGAAGGCCAACAAAAGTTTATATGATCATATTGTTTACGATTCTACAAATGAGAAAAAATTTGCAACAGATCTGGATTCAAGTAAGGAAGTAGCTGTCTATGTCAAACTGCCTAATGGATTCTATATCAACACACCTATTGGGCATTATAACCCCGACTGGGCAATTGCATTCCATGAAGGAACTGTAAAACACATTTATTTCGTAGCTGAAACAAAAGGTTCGATGTCTTCCATGCAGCTTAGACTGATTGAAGAATCTAAAAACCACTGTGCCAGAGAGCATTTCAAGGCGATAAGCTCTGAGAATATTGTTTATGACGTGGTGGATAGCTATAAGACGCTGTTGGATAAAGTGATCAGGTAA
- a CDS encoding DUF4391 domain-containing protein, translating into MFGLPKSTEFNKRIPKQKFYENISVTSALKKSFVEQVKTIVWKNKLAPATLNVAGGQIVQELQIFEVRLNQMMIDENILRQIDKAISYHILYLLEYEGKYQACIAYKEISESGISGLKENQYYHTEWSIEEKLSLRLDGLGLDDIYSSYVRQIAGSQLQVCESGESIKKSVERSQKKAKLEKQIKSLEGKICREKQLNRKMQWNAELKRLKIEWEEMDS; encoded by the coding sequence ATGTTTGGATTACCTAAATCGACAGAATTCAATAAGCGTATCCCTAAACAAAAATTTTATGAGAATATATCTGTAACATCTGCTTTAAAGAAAAGTTTTGTTGAACAAGTCAAAACAATTGTTTGGAAAAATAAGCTGGCACCTGCTACGCTAAATGTAGCAGGCGGGCAAATCGTACAAGAGTTGCAGATTTTTGAAGTTCGATTGAATCAGATGATGATTGATGAGAATATTTTGCGTCAAATTGATAAAGCAATTTCGTATCATATCTTGTATCTGTTGGAGTATGAAGGAAAATACCAAGCTTGTATTGCTTATAAGGAAATCAGCGAATCTGGAATTAGTGGATTAAAAGAAAACCAATATTATCATACCGAATGGTCGATTGAAGAAAAACTGTCTTTGCGGCTGGATGGACTTGGGCTAGATGATATTTATAGCAGCTACGTGCGACAAATTGCTGGTAGTCAATTGCAAGTATGCGAGAGTGGAGAATCAATCAAAAAGTCAGTGGAACGCAGTCAGAAAAAAGCAAAGCTGGAAAAACAGATCAAAAGCTTAGAAGGAAAAATCTGTAGAGAAAAGCAATTGAATCGAAAAATGCAATGGAATGCGGAATTGAAGCGATTAAAAATTGAATGGGAAGAAATGGACTCATAA
- a CDS encoding helicase-related protein, translating into MKVINNINDIARDDLMATIKKGSKVFVAAACFSMYAYNVLKKQLDSIDEFRFLFTSPTFIKQKAEKAKREFYIPRLDREHSLYGTEFEIKLRNELTQKAIAKECAAWIRKKAIFKSNTSGENMSGFATVESHDAQTAYMPLMGFTTVDLGCDRGNNSYNMINRMEAPFSTQYIELFNQLWNDKDKLQDVTESIIENISSAYNENAPELIYFLALYNVFSTFLDDISEDNLPNEATGFKNSQIWNMLYDFQKDAVLAIINKLEQYNGCILADSVGLGKTFTALAVVKYYENKNKTVLILCPKKLSENWNTYKDNYVNNPIAKDRLNYDVLFHTDLSRTQGTSNGLDLDRLNWGNYDLVVIDESHNFRNGSGTHANTVENRYVKLMDKVIRTGVKTKVLMLSATPVNNRFNDLKNQLAIAYEGNAGNLDERLKTKKPIEDIFRQAQRSFNEWNKLEPADRTTDALLHKLDFDFFELLDSVTIARSRKHIKKYYNTVEVGKFPERLKPISLRPSISNKNNAINYNEIYEQLMTLCLVVYTPSNYIFPSRLEKYMDLSHSKGLTQSGREEGIRRLMSVNLLKRLESSVYSFKLTLSRIHAFIEDTLEEIACFEKNGMSDLDVYEVSDRDWDDDDQNTDLFTVGKKIKIDLADMDYKSWREGLLHDAEILELLTSMVEDITPEYDSKLQTLLKLLANKIERPINSGNKKVLIFSAFSDTAEYLYDNVSTFIKQKYGMDTAIITGSIDGKTTIKGLKATLNNVLTCFSPISKGKDVLMPDSDADIEILIATDCISEGQNLQDCDYLVNYDIHWNPVRIIQRFGRIDRIGSKNEYIQLVNFWPDMTLDDYINLKGRVETRMKISIMTSTGDDDLINAEEKGDLEYRKQQLKRLQDEVVDIEDMSTGISIMDLGLNEFRLDLLEYVKTHADMDKLPFGLHAVVPANEELPEGVIFVLKNINNSVNIDHHNQIHPFYMVYVDTDGNIVCDHLQPKKLLDDMRLLCRKQQEPIRELCERFNKETADGRNMSDVSQLLSDAIHSILDVKEESDIDSLFRSGGTSALMSSISGLDDFELICFVVIK; encoded by the coding sequence ATGAAGGTTATCAATAATATCAATGATATAGCTCGTGATGATTTAATGGCAACAATCAAAAAGGGCAGTAAGGTATTTGTTGCTGCAGCTTGTTTCTCTATGTATGCATATAATGTACTTAAAAAGCAATTAGATAGTATTGATGAATTTCGTTTTTTGTTTACTTCACCGACATTCATTAAACAAAAAGCTGAAAAAGCGAAGCGAGAATTTTATATTCCTCGTTTAGATCGGGAACATAGCCTTTATGGTACGGAATTTGAAATAAAACTTAGAAATGAGTTGACACAAAAAGCGATTGCCAAAGAATGTGCCGCCTGGATTCGAAAAAAAGCGATTTTTAAGTCGAATACATCTGGTGAAAACATGAGTGGCTTTGCTACAGTAGAAAGTCATGATGCACAAACTGCCTATATGCCTTTGATGGGCTTTACGACAGTTGATCTTGGCTGTGACAGAGGAAATAATAGCTATAATATGATCAATCGCATGGAAGCCCCTTTTTCAACTCAATATATAGAGTTGTTCAACCAATTGTGGAATGATAAAGATAAGCTACAGGATGTTACTGAATCTATCATCGAAAATATATCTTCAGCTTATAATGAAAATGCACCAGAATTGATTTATTTTCTGGCGCTTTACAATGTATTCAGTACATTTTTAGATGATATATCAGAGGATAATCTGCCTAATGAAGCAACCGGATTTAAAAACAGTCAGATTTGGAATATGCTATATGATTTTCAAAAAGATGCAGTTCTGGCTATCATTAATAAATTAGAACAGTATAATGGTTGCATTCTGGCTGATAGTGTAGGGCTTGGTAAAACTTTTACAGCATTGGCTGTGGTAAAATATTATGAGAATAAAAATAAGACAGTACTTATTTTATGTCCCAAAAAATTATCTGAGAACTGGAATACCTATAAAGATAACTATGTCAACAATCCTATTGCGAAAGATCGGTTGAATTATGATGTACTCTTTCATACGGATTTATCACGTACGCAGGGGACCTCGAATGGGCTTGATTTGGATCGCTTGAACTGGGGTAATTATGATTTAGTTGTCATTGATGAATCGCATAATTTCCGCAATGGCAGTGGTACGCATGCCAATACAGTGGAGAACCGATATGTGAAGTTAATGGATAAGGTCATTCGGACAGGCGTTAAAACAAAAGTATTAATGCTTTCGGCTACACCTGTCAATAATCGATTCAATGATTTGAAAAATCAACTGGCGATTGCCTATGAAGGCAATGCCGGGAATCTTGATGAACGTTTAAAAACGAAGAAACCGATTGAGGATATTTTCCGACAGGCACAGAGATCATTTAATGAGTGGAATAAACTGGAACCGGCAGATCGGACTACAGACGCTTTACTACATAAATTAGATTTCGATTTTTTTGAGCTTCTGGACAGTGTAACAATTGCTCGTTCACGTAAGCATATCAAAAAATATTATAATACGGTTGAGGTTGGAAAATTTCCAGAACGGTTAAAGCCGATTTCTCTGCGTCCAAGCATCAGCAATAAAAATAATGCCATCAACTACAATGAAATTTATGAGCAGTTGATGACCTTGTGCTTGGTTGTTTACACACCATCAAATTATATTTTCCCAAGCAGGTTGGAAAAGTATATGGACTTGAGCCATAGTAAAGGACTTACGCAAAGCGGTCGCGAAGAAGGAATTCGCCGATTGATGAGCGTCAATCTGTTGAAACGATTGGAAAGCTCTGTATATTCCTTTAAACTAACACTCAGCCGTATTCATGCTTTTATAGAAGATACGCTGGAGGAGATTGCATGTTTTGAGAAAAATGGCATGTCTGATCTTGATGTATACGAAGTTTCGGATCGTGATTGGGATGACGATGATCAGAATACAGATTTATTTACCGTTGGCAAAAAAATAAAGATTGATTTGGCAGATATGGATTATAAAAGCTGGCGGGAAGGATTGCTGCATGATGCAGAAATTTTGGAGCTTTTGACCAGTATGGTAGAAGATATCACACCAGAATATGATTCTAAGCTGCAAACGTTGTTGAAGTTATTAGCAAATAAAATTGAACGGCCAATTAACAGTGGAAATAAGAAGGTACTGATTTTCTCAGCATTTTCAGATACAGCAGAGTATCTTTATGACAATGTTAGTACATTCATCAAACAAAAATATGGCATGGATACCGCTATTATTACCGGCAGCATAGATGGAAAGACTACAATCAAGGGACTAAAAGCTACGCTGAATAATGTACTCACGTGCTTTTCACCTATCTCCAAAGGAAAAGATGTGTTGATGCCTGACAGTGATGCTGATATAGAGATTCTGATTGCTACGGATTGTATTTCTGAAGGGCAGAATTTACAGGATTGCGATTATCTGGTAAATTATGATATTCATTGGAATCCTGTGCGGATTATTCAACGTTTTGGACGTATAGATCGTATCGGCAGTAAAAATGAATACATCCAGCTGGTAAATTTTTGGCCGGATATGACATTGGATGATTATATTAATCTGAAAGGCCGTGTAGAAACGCGGATGAAGATAAGTATTATGACGTCTACAGGTGATGATGATCTTATAAACGCAGAAGAAAAAGGAGATCTGGAATATCGTAAACAACAGCTGAAACGATTACAAGATGAAGTTGTTGATATAGAGGATATGTCTACAGGCATATCAATTATGGATTTGGGATTGAATGAATTCCGGCTGGATTTGTTGGAATATGTAAAGACACATGCTGATATGGATAAGCTTCCGTTTGGTCTTCATGCGGTAGTTCCTGCTAATGAGGAATTGCCGGAAGGCGTTATCTTTGTGTTGAAAAACATCAATAATAGTGTGAATATAGATCATCATAATCAGATTCATCCCTTTTATATGGTATATGTTGATACTGATGGGAATATTGTTTGTGATCATTTGCAGCCTAAAAAACTTTTGGATGATATGCGGCTTTTGTGTCGTAAACAGCAGGAACCGATCAGGGAGTTGTGTGAGCGATTCAACAAGGAAACAGCCGATGGAAGAAATATGAGTGATGTCTCCCAACTATTGAGCGATGCGATTCATTCTATTTTGGATGTCAAAGAAGAAAGTGATATTGACAGTTTGTTTCGTAGTGGTGGAACATCAGCGCTGATGTCGTCAATATCAGGTTTGGATGATTTTGAATTAATTTGTTTTGTCGTAATTAAATAA
- a CDS encoding site-specific DNA-methyltransferase codes for MDKMRMESADMTAQNIEKIGTMFPNCITETIDKNGKPKKAINFELLKQMLSGDVLDGDEAYEFTWVGKKAAIVEANKPIRKTLRPCLEESKDWDTTENLYIEGDNLEVLKLLQESYLNKIKVIYIDPPYNTGNDQFIYSDNYRVTEVEYNDLSGLFDDEGNKRFKENSISNPRFHSSWCSMMYSRLLLARNLLTDDGIIFISIDEREYSNIRKICDEIFGEKNYFGDIIWEATTQPINAGTARFGLQKKTETILMYGKQKNKFSGFTLEKIEGELNYPHQGKHGKCRFEIIEKSDSGDYNRPTMKFSILGQYPRNGKRWQIGDKTAKKLEAEGKVEIVDGIVKKAVYPEDEIDKTQYKPFWSLLLANDVGTAQTGKDEFNDLMETSMGFDTVKPRALIQKLLTYLGKDCTVLDFFSGTATTAEAVINLNVTDDGKRKFIMVQIPEVCEEVTDAFKAGYKDICEIGKERIRRAAKKIAEENPKAKFDSGFRVFKLDESNMTDVYYSADAYNQGMLSMLESNIKPDRTDIDLLFACILDWGLPLSMPYTSEKLQSCTIHTYNNGDLIACFDINISEDVIKEIANRKPLRAVFRDSSFANSPSKINVSEIFKLISPRTTVKVI; via the coding sequence ATGGATAAAATGCGCATGGAGTCAGCTGATATGACAGCTCAGAATATAGAAAAAATCGGGACAATGTTTCCTAACTGCATAACAGAAACCATAGATAAAAACGGCAAGCCCAAAAAGGCAATCAACTTCGAGCTGCTCAAGCAGATGCTTTCCGGCGATGTGTTAGACGGCGATGAAGCCTACGAATTTACATGGGTAGGTAAAAAAGCTGCCATTGTGGAAGCCAACAAACCTATCCGTAAGACGCTCCGTCCTTGCCTAGAGGAAAGTAAGGATTGGGATACCACTGAAAATCTCTATATTGAGGGCGATAACCTTGAGGTGCTGAAACTTTTGCAGGAAAGTTATCTTAATAAAATAAAAGTAATTTATATAGATCCTCCATATAATACGGGAAATGACCAGTTCATATATTCGGATAATTATCGTGTTACAGAGGTTGAATATAATGATCTTTCTGGACTTTTTGATGACGAGGGAAATAAAAGATTTAAAGAAAATAGTATTAGTAATCCTAGGTTTCATTCTAGTTGGTGTAGTATGATGTATTCAAGGTTGTTATTGGCGAGAAATCTTTTAACTGATGATGGCATTATTTTCATATCTATAGATGAACGTGAATATTCAAACATTAGAAAAATTTGTGATGAAATTTTTGGAGAAAAAAATTATTTTGGAGACATTATTTGGGAAGCAACTACTCAACCAATAAATGCAGGAACAGCAAGATTTGGATTGCAGAAAAAAACAGAGACTATATTGATGTATGGCAAACAAAAAAACAAATTTAGTGGATTTACACTTGAGAAAATAGAAGGAGAATTAAATTACCCACATCAAGGAAAACATGGAAAATGTCGGTTTGAAATAATAGAAAAATCAGATTCTGGAGATTATAATAGACCCACAATGAAATTTTCAATATTAGGACAATATCCGCGTAATGGGAAACGTTGGCAAATAGGCGATAAAACAGCTAAAAAACTTGAAGCTGAAGGAAAAGTGGAAATAGTAGATGGTATTGTAAAAAAAGCAGTATATCCGGAAGATGAGATAGATAAAACGCAATATAAACCATTTTGGTCACTTCTTTTAGCTAATGATGTTGGGACAGCACAGACTGGAAAAGACGAATTTAATGATTTAATGGAAACTTCTATGGGATTTGATACTGTAAAACCAAGGGCGTTAATTCAAAAATTATTAACTTACTTAGGTAAAGATTGTACAGTTTTAGATTTTTTTTCTGGAACAGCTACTACAGCTGAAGCCGTAATAAATTTAAATGTTACTGATGATGGAAAAAGAAAATTTATCATGGTACAAATACCTGAAGTTTGTGAGGAAGTTACAGATGCTTTTAAAGCTGGGTATAAAGACATTTGTGAAATCGGCAAAGAACGTATTCGCCGTGCAGCTAAAAAGATAGCTGAAGAAAATCCGAAGGCAAAATTTGACTCCGGTTTCCGTGTTTTCAAGTTAGATGAATCAAACATGACAGATGTCTATTATTCGGCAGATGCATATAATCAAGGAATGCTTTCAATGTTGGAATCCAATATCAAGCCGGACAGAACTGACATTGATTTGCTTTTTGCCTGCATCCTTGATTGGGGGCTTCCTCTGTCCATGCCGTATACCTCGGAAAAGCTGCAGAGTTGTACTATTCACACATATAACAATGGTGACCTGATCGCTTGTTTTGATATAAATATTTCTGAAGACGTAATAAAAGAAATTGCAAATAGAAAACCATTGCGAGCTGTTTTCCGTGATTCCAGTTTTGCTAACAGTCCATCTAAAATTAACGTTAGTGAAATATTTAAGCTTATTAGTCCACGTACTACAGTAAAAGTAATTTAA